TAGGGGGGAGGAATTCTAGAAGATCAGATTACTGATCTGTAACAGCTTTATTTCCGCTTCTCATTGTAAATGTACTGTTCATTATATTTTGTGaagtttttttatttgtcctttaATTAACAGACATTAAGACTTAAGTCTTTCGTTTATCATCTTTTTGTGAGTAATGAATCATAGCCTTGCTAGTGTCctatattttaaatgaaatacaACTCTTTCTGATTTACAAGATTTTAGAAAGGTCTTGTTTGACTTATATACGAGGCCAGATAATTTAAAAACGGGACTGCTTCACTCCCATCGAAGATTAAAGGAGGGATGCGGATTGTTAGTGAAAATTGTGAACCTTGAAGGTTCTGCAATGCAATGAAGGTTCTCACTATTGAACTTAGTTTGTCATTGAGAGTGGTTTGAAGTGGATGCTGCATTGTTACCTTGCCAGAATAATGCCTAGCAAAGGGATTGAACAACATGTTAAACTCAAATTTCTTGTGAAACTGGGAAAATCCCCAATGGAATGCATTCAATTATTAAAGTAGATGTATGGGGTTAATTTAATGTCACATTCACAAGTGACACAAAAGCTTTAGTGAGGGTCAGGAGGAAGTGAAAGATGGGTGAACATCTGGATCAAAATTCTAATCGTTTTCTTCGACATCAGGGGTCTTGTCATGGTTGAACAGGTGCCTGAAGGTCAGACTGTAAACCATGTAAACCAGCATTATTATATTGAGGTTTTGACATGGCTGagtaaagaagaagaagcagcCGGATCTTTGAAACAACACATGGATGCCGTATCAGGACAGTGTATCCACACACAATGCTCTTTTGGTGAAGAAGTTTCTAGCCGATAAACGCATTCTAGTGCTTAAACATTCTCCATATTCGCCAGATTTGGTCCTCTGTGACTTCCTCCTCTTCCCCAAAATGAAAAGTGTCCTGAAGGGAACTCATTTTTCATCCGTTGAAGAGGCAAAGGCTAAAACAGCACAACTACTGAAAGCGTTGGGGATTGATGAGCTGCAGCATTGTTATGAACAATGGAACAATGGAAGACACGCATGTAGCAGTGTTTAGACAGGGAAGGGGAGTACATTGAAGGGGAGAAGAGTTAAATTTTAAGTTTCTGGAAATTTTAAAATCAGTCTCATTTTTAAATTGTCTGACCTCGTATACTTTTATTTTGCCTAtgtatgttttgaaaaaaaaaaaaaacagtaaccaTAAAAATTCTTACAGTTGACACAGATACCTGAGAAATTCGGGTATAgccaaaaaaaattatatttatctaaTTTCTAAATAAATCTTCACAGGTGCTGCGTGTCGAGAAAGATGGGGAAATTTACGAGGAAATTACAGCAGAGCCCTAAAACCAGTCACTATAGGAAATGGACCAAAGATAAAGAAAGAATACTACCTCTCCCAGAACATGAGTTTCCTTCTACCATTTATGAAATCAAAGTCAGTTACAGGGATTGCTCAGTCATCAAGCACTCAATCACAGTCAGGTGAGAAGGATTCAACTGAAGAAATCAAAGAGCAGCATTACGACACAATGACTGATATAGATACTAGCTACATAAATGAGGAACATCAAGAACATGAACCAGAACCCATACTGCCGCCAATTGAGAAACCTGCATTAGTAGTGGAAGAAATCAAGAAACCTTCAAAGAAGAAGATCAGAGAagattttgaaaatactgtaatccaatatattaaaagcaaaaaagagaaaagaagttCTCTGAGTGACCAGGAAGATGCagattttagttttctgaaaagTTTACTTCCAGAAGTTTCTAAACTAGATTcgagaaagaaaaatttattcaAGGTTTCAGTTATAAGTCTTTTACATGAACTGATCTATGGGGAACCAGTTTCTCCTGTATTTGTGCCAAATTCTGCCTCATTTATGGATAACATTTCGGTATGATTTTTTTTCTGCTCATAATTGTatagtacattcagaaatgtatcatgtatatacatttttatatctTACCTttgtgataattattattattattcttaacttTAATTATTAGCTCATTTGCTTTGTACAAAAAGGGagttattaaattatacattgtttttcattatacaaagtgtttttgaaatcttggaatgtaggctttcatggcCGGGGTTGATAGAATGgatattttccgggctagagggccgtggtctgtcggtgttacaaccaaacgtttcgtccactactctgGTGGACATCTTCATTGGCGTGGTACACGTAtgcggagagatctgctgtgtgtatcaggaactggcattGAGACTGGTAGCACGTCGATATTTACAATGTGGGACTGTCGTTGTTGCCGCAGTCCGCACCAGTGGCTTCGGTATTCTGATTGTTTGTCATAGTGTCTAATTGTCGGAGAAAGCAGTATGCCACACTTCTATGCCAGGTTACATTGGGAAGCTATTGAAATTCataaacacaaaaacaacttTAATCGTAAGGAGGAAGGACTCAAGGTCAACAAAGATTGGTATCAGGCCCTCAGAAGCACACACACATCAAACCCTTTCTCCGACAATTAGACACTATGACAAACAATCAGAATACCGAAACCACTGGTGCGGACCGCGGCGACAACGACAAGCAACAACAGTCCCACACCATAAATATCGACGTGCTACCAGTCTCaatgccagttcctgatacacacagcagatctctccgcacacgtgtaccacgccactgaagatgtccaccggagtagtggacgaaacgtttggttgtaacaccaacagaccacggccctctagcccggaaaatacgcatcctgtttttgaaatatttgattACACTTTGGGAACATGTGCAACTGACAGTGAGAATGGAATAAGTTCAAATACTTATGATGCTACTTGATCGGGCTATAGCCCTTCAATCCTCATATTTTCGTATCATATAAAGTGTCCACAGTGGCCTTTTTCAACAGAGCTTCTATATTAGGAACCACTGTGACATAAaaaattgcatgaattatctCCCCAAACAAAAACATGTATAACTTAATAGGATTTGTAAGCATTTTAGTCGAACTGCCAAGGACTACTATGACCAACTGTATACCAGTCCTTGGTTTGGTACAGGAGGAGTGATTGCATGGCTTAACTctcaatttttttcctttgtaaATGTCCCAAACAGCTTGTGTTTGCCCTTTCTGTTTTGATATAAATGTTCTCTGCAACTGTACTGTTAGTAAAGGGTCATCACATTCAGGAAACTACCATAGaatatgattttatacatatgtaacTGCTGAAGAGGaccacattttgaacatttcctATGATGTGTAGGCTACATATGAGGTTTGAAGGGCTGTAACTAGAAGAAAAAGTGTTTGGACCTATGTTCATGTGGATTTATTTCATAATCAGAATGCATGCAAACTAAGTTTAGCCAAACATTCGAGGAACATTTTGTGTGTACTTAACCTATCCTTATCAGTGTTAAGTTAGTCTATTACAATAGTAGTTGCTAAGCCTATCATGTTAAACGTTAAGAGCGTGAAGACCAGAAACTTTGTTTGAAGTTCAGCAAGACAGTAACTTGTAATTGGTCCACAGTATAGTCACATCCTTCATACTCCCCTGACTTGGCTTAGCATCTTGTAATTTTCCCTCCCACTATAATTTTACAATCTGACTTTCATTAGACCCGGAAGTTATCACAGCTACAATATTATGAGAGTGAATGTGCACAGGGTGTTGCTACTGTTCAGTGAAAATCTTTTAAAACTAACAGTCCGCAAGTTGGCTGCTTACTGTTGGCCTCCCCCCCCCCTACCCCCTGCATCCGTTGGCATCTCCATCCATGAGCTCATGTCACTATAACACTTCACCAGCATAATTGGAAGCTATCTTGAACTGTGGAcagatcaaatttaaattaacatgtatgTTAATGGACAGTCCTAGTAATGG
The window above is part of the Periplaneta americana isolate PAMFEO1 chromosome 11, P.americana_PAMFEO1_priV1, whole genome shotgun sequence genome. Proteins encoded here:
- the LOC138709272 gene encoding transcription factor Adf-1-like — protein: MKNDPQLNVALVEIVEKYPELYDYSHEKYSNKLHVEKVWNEIGKQLNETGAACRERWGNLRGNYSRALKPVTIGNGPKIKKEYYLSQNMSFLLPFMKSKSVTGIAQSSSTQSQSGEKDSTEEIKEQHYDTMTDIDTSYINEEHQEHEPEPILPPIEKPALVVEEIKKPSKKKIREDFENTVIQYIKSKKEKRSSLSDQEDADFSFLKSLLPEVSKLDSRKKNLFKVSVISLLHELIYGEPVSPVFVPNSASFMDNISV